In Patescibacteria group bacterium, the following proteins share a genomic window:
- a CDS encoding serine protein kinase PrkA — protein MNDKLDGLFQKITERNCVPPLSFVRLANKVAASPDLILRNIFQLFYDMFFYYLGEGTNPHSDDPESSRFIIYDSSRLFENGTTPPFFADNLFVNELARHVAGFRKGRMQNQIFIFEGPYGGGKSTLLNRLLAMFEAYTKTEAGATYETVWRIKREMAERAITRTGSDSYLVSQLKALIPNSYEFSDENKKGCHPVDEYLEVPCPNHDSPILLIPKEHRAEFLDELIEHEGFKKKLFEQRQYEWVFKDSPCTICQSLYYALLDILGSPSEVFQMLFAKKCNFDRRMGIGIGVFNPGDQIPKVQVMSNDLLQKKLNALLGDSSRVKYLHSRHANTNGGIYALMDIKGCNKERMANLHGLISDGSHRIEEQLEERINSLYLAVTNPEDRENIADAPSFSDRITYIRVPYIRDYEVEVKVWEKVFGEEIRKIFLPGVLEAFAKVIISSRLKGSKVIFDWISSRTRYAHICDWDFLLLKMELYAGKIPKWLTDEDRKKFSPKVRRKFLSESESLREGGSGITGRDSIGLFGEFYSAHLAIRSGTGRLVTIGMVRDFFEKKFPGRQNSPIPENFLGLLISMYNYLTLQEIKEAFGSSNEEHISRKILNYLTAVNFELGTKAKCYFTKEDLEISDGMYGDVERVILGKTAGRGRILEFRKETQKRYATEALAREMLIDEKPIRETALYCYLIESYKRRLKENVLAPFANKNFRSAIKEFGEDSFRSFDKRIQEDVSRLIQNLVAKYGYSEEGAREICVYAIDKNLATQFS, from the coding sequence ATGAACGACAAGCTAGACGGGCTTTTCCAAAAGATAACGGAAAGAAACTGCGTCCCGCCGCTTTCATTCGTCAGATTGGCCAACAAGGTGGCGGCGTCTCCTGATCTTATACTGCGCAACATCTTCCAGTTGTTTTATGATATGTTTTTTTACTATCTGGGAGAGGGAACAAACCCGCATTCGGACGATCCCGAATCTTCAAGGTTTATTATCTACGATTCCAGCCGGCTGTTCGAGAATGGGACGACCCCGCCTTTTTTCGCGGACAATCTTTTTGTTAATGAGCTCGCCCGGCATGTTGCCGGTTTCAGAAAAGGCCGGATGCAAAATCAGATTTTTATTTTCGAGGGTCCGTACGGCGGAGGCAAGAGCACGCTTCTGAATCGCTTGCTCGCGATGTTTGAAGCATACACGAAAACCGAAGCCGGGGCGACTTATGAGACGGTTTGGCGGATCAAAAGAGAAATGGCGGAAAGAGCTATTACCAGAACCGGCTCCGACAGCTACTTGGTTTCCCAGCTCAAAGCTCTTATCCCCAATTCTTATGAGTTTAGTGACGAGAACAAAAAAGGATGTCATCCAGTCGACGAATATCTCGAAGTCCCGTGTCCTAACCACGATAGCCCGATCCTCTTGATACCCAAAGAGCATCGGGCCGAATTCCTCGATGAACTGATAGAACATGAGGGATTTAAGAAAAAACTCTTCGAGCAACGGCAGTATGAATGGGTGTTCAAGGACAGTCCGTGTACTATCTGCCAATCTCTTTATTACGCCCTTCTGGATATATTAGGCTCTCCGTCCGAAGTTTTTCAGATGCTATTCGCAAAGAAGTGCAATTTCGACCGGAGGATGGGGATAGGCATAGGCGTTTTCAATCCCGGAGACCAGATACCAAAAGTCCAAGTGATGTCAAACGATCTTCTCCAAAAAAAGCTTAACGCTCTTTTGGGGGACAGTAGCCGGGTGAAATACCTTCACTCGAGGCATGCCAATACTAACGGTGGCATATACGCTCTAATGGACATCAAGGGTTGTAACAAGGAGCGGATGGCAAATCTGCATGGCCTCATTAGCGACGGTTCGCACAGAATTGAGGAGCAATTGGAAGAGCGTATAAATTCCCTTTATTTGGCTGTCACGAATCCCGAAGACCGTGAAAACATCGCCGACGCGCCGTCTTTTTCCGACCGGATAACCTACATTAGAGTCCCGTATATCAGGGACTACGAAGTGGAGGTGAAGGTTTGGGAGAAAGTTTTTGGAGAGGAAATCAGAAAGATATTCCTTCCCGGCGTGCTCGAAGCTTTTGCTAAAGTGATTATCTCAAGCCGATTAAAGGGATCCAAGGTAATTTTTGATTGGATTTCGAGCCGCACAAGATACGCTCACATTTGCGACTGGGATTTCCTGCTTCTAAAGATGGAACTTTACGCGGGAAAGATTCCCAAGTGGCTCACAGACGAGGATAGAAAGAAATTCTCTCCAAAGGTTAGAAGAAAGTTTCTTTCCGAGTCAGAATCGCTTAGAGAAGGCGGATCGGGCATTACCGGAAGAGATTCAATCGGGCTGTTTGGAGAGTTTTACTCGGCCCATCTGGCTATACGCTCCGGAACTGGCAGGCTTGTAACCATCGGCATGGTGCGCGATTTTTTTGAAAAGAAATTTCCGGGCAGGCAAAACAGTCCTATACCGGAAAATTTTCTCGGTTTACTCATTTCCATGTACAACTACTTAACCCTTCAGGAGATAAAGGAGGCGTTTGGCAGCTCCAACGAAGAACATATTTCAAGAAAGATCCTCAACTATTTAACCGCGGTGAATTTTGAGCTCGGAACAAAGGCAAAATGCTACTTTACCAAAGAGGATCTGGAAATAAGCGATGGTATGTATGGGGATGTGGAACGGGTAATTCTGGGAAAAACCGCCGGCCGGGGAAGAATCCTGGAGTTTCGAAAAGAAACCCAGAAGCGCTACGCTACCGAAGCTCTAGCCCGAGAAATGTTAATTGACGAGAAACCGATAAGGGAAACGGCGCTTTACTGTTACTTGATCGAAAGCTATAAGCGTCGCCTGAAAGAAAACGTTCTCGCGCCCTTCGCGAATAAGAACTTTCGAAGCGCAATTAAGGAATTTGGAGAGGACAGCTTCCGTTCATTCGATAAGCGCATTCAGGAAGATGTCTCCCGCCTAATACAAAATCTCGTTGCAAAATACGGCTATAGCGAAGAAGGAGCCAGGGAAATCTGCGTTTACGCGATAGACAAAAACCTGGCCACGCAATTTTCATAA
- a CDS encoding site-2 protease family protein gives MIFQLVVLLMSAIIHEYMHGWAADQLGDDTAKRAGRLTLNPLAHIDLWGSVLMPALIYFATSGGFIFGYAKPVPFNPYNLRDRKYGAAKVALAGPLSNLFLALVFGLFIRFFGAGGGMINQAALQFVQIVVYINLLLAVFNAIPIPPLDGSRIIMPFLPYAAQKFFAQLESVGMFLVLAFVLFGFSIIVPIINFLFRLITGV, from the coding sequence ATGATTTTCCAACTGGTTGTTCTTCTTATGTCAGCCATTATCCACGAATATATGCACGGCTGGGCGGCTGACCAGCTGGGCGACGACACGGCTAAGCGCGCCGGGCGGCTTACCCTAAACCCCTTGGCCCACATTGATTTATGGGGTTCGGTTTTGATGCCGGCCTTAATTTATTTCGCGACTTCGGGCGGCTTTATTTTCGGCTATGCCAAACCGGTGCCATTTAACCCCTATAACCTGCGCGACCGGAAATACGGCGCGGCCAAAGTAGCCTTAGCCGGACCTTTATCAAATTTATTTTTAGCTTTGGTCTTCGGGCTCTTTATCCGGTTCTTCGGCGCTGGCGGGGGAATGATAAATCAAGCGGCCCTGCAGTTTGTCCAGATAGTCGTTTATATTAATCTCCTTTTAGCGGTTTTTAACGCCATCCCGATACCGCCCTTAGACGGTTCGCGGATTATAATGCCGTTTTTACCTTACGCCGCCCAAAAGTTTTTTGCCCAGCTGGAATCGGTTGGAATGTTTTTGGTTCTGGCTTTCGTTCTCTTCGGATTCTCAATCATTGTCCCGATTATTAATTTTCTTTTTCGGCTGATTACGGGAGTTTAA
- a CDS encoding L28 family ribosomal protein, producing the protein MAKTCDLCGRGTTRDASRSHSNIRTLKRQYINLQARKIDGKNLKVCTSCLKTRKKVKKTAK; encoded by the coding sequence ATGGCCAAGACCTGCGATCTATGCGGACGAGGAACCACCCGCGATGCCAGCCGCTCCCACTCGAATATAAGAACCCTGAAAAGGCAATACATCAATCTACAGGCTAGAAAAATCGACGGCAAAAATCTCAAAGTCTGCACTTCCTGCTTGAAGACAAGAAAAAAAGTTAAAAAGACAGCTAAATAA
- the cfa gene encoding cyclopropane fatty acyl phospholipid synthase — protein sequence MKGNEPRALAETILSSAGIELNGSRPFDLKVKNEEFFARVLSEGSLGLGESYMDGWWDAPKLDEFFYRLLSAGIEKQIRGNWKTLLRLLPQIIFNRQKKSKTHIIGERHYDIGNDLYQVMLDKRLTYTCGYWNSPAGEAKNLDEAQEAKLDLVCKKIGLKSGQRILDIGCGWGSFVKYAAEKYGVSAVGVTVSKEQAELAKKLCAGLPIEILLTDYRNITGEFDHIVSLGMFEHVGYKNYRAYFEVVARHLKDSGLFLLHTIGRNFSAKVTDAWTEKYIFPNSMLPSIKQIGEAIEGLFVMEDWHNFGTDYDKTVIAWLENFNQGWENLKEKYGERFYRMWTYWLYSSQVAFRVRKMQVWQIVLSKKGVPGGYRSIR from the coding sequence ATGAAGGGAAATGAACCGCGAGCTTTGGCGGAAACAATCCTTTCCTCGGCCGGCATAGAGTTAAACGGCAGCCGGCCTTTTGATCTCAAGGTTAAAAACGAAGAATTTTTTGCCCGCGTTTTAAGCGAAGGGTCTTTGGGTTTGGGCGAAAGCTATATGGACGGCTGGTGGGACGCTCCTAAACTCGACGAATTTTTTTACCGCCTGCTTTCCGCTGGCATTGAAAAGCAGATTAGAGGCAACTGGAAAACGCTTTTACGGCTTTTACCGCAAATAATTTTTAACCGCCAGAAAAAATCCAAAACCCATATTATCGGCGAGCGCCACTACGACATCGGGAATGACTTATACCAAGTTATGCTCGACAAGCGCTTGACCTATACTTGCGGCTATTGGAATTCGCCAGCTGGCGAAGCTAAAAACTTGGACGAGGCCCAAGAGGCTAAACTAGACCTGGTCTGTAAAAAAATTGGGTTAAAATCCGGCCAAAGGATTCTAGATATCGGCTGCGGCTGGGGAAGTTTTGTTAAATACGCCGCGGAAAAATACGGCGTATCGGCCGTTGGCGTTACGGTTTCCAAAGAGCAGGCTGAACTCGCTAAAAAATTGTGCGCCGGTTTGCCGATTGAAATTCTTTTAACTGATTACCGCAATATCACCGGCGAGTTCGACCATATCGTTTCCTTAGGCATGTTTGAGCACGTTGGCTATAAAAATTACCGCGCCTATTTCGAAGTTGTGGCGCGGCATTTAAAAGACAGCGGATTATTTCTATTGCATACTATTGGCCGCAACTTTTCGGCTAAAGTAACGGACGCGTGGACGGAAAAATATATTTTCCCCAATTCCATGCTCCCTTCGATTAAGCAAATCGGCGAAGCAATCGAAGGGCTTTTTGTTATGGAGGATTGGCATAACTTCGGGACCGATTACGATAAAACCGTTATTGCCTGGCTGGAAAATTTCAATCAAGGCTGGGAAAATTTAAAAGAAAAATACGGCGAGCGTTTTTACCGGATGTGGACTTACTGGCTTTACTCTTCGCAAGTCGCTTTTCGGGTCAGGAAGATGCAAGTTTGGCAGATTGTGCTTTCAAAAAAAGGCGTTCCGGGCGGCTATCGGTCGATACGCTAA
- a CDS encoding M48 family metallopeptidase — translation MKPQKTLTKVLNFSGREVPCIIKKSPTARRFYIIVRRDRKIIGVIPRGGRMDQIESFIERKTPWIARVLDRIEHDTPGMLESSNREEFLKAKQTALSLVKEKINCFNKFYNFKFSRVSIKIQKKRWGSCSRQGNLNFNYKICDLPEHLADYLIVHELCHLKEMNHSARFWNLVAKTIPDYREGRRELRRM, via the coding sequence ATGAAACCTCAAAAAACCCTAACCAAAGTTTTAAACTTTTCGGGCCGGGAAGTGCCTTGTATTATAAAAAAATCTCCGACGGCCCGCCGGTTTTATATTATCGTCCGGCGCGACCGGAAAATAATCGGCGTCATTCCCCGGGGCGGCCGGATGGACCAAATCGAATCTTTTATCGAGCGGAAAACTCCCTGGATCGCGCGAGTCTTAGACCGGATCGAACATGACACGCCCGGGATGCTTGAGAGCTCTAACCGGGAAGAATTTTTAAAAGCAAAACAAACCGCCCTTAGCCTGGTGAAAGAAAAAATTAATTGCTTCAATAAATTTTACAATTTTAAATTCAGCCGCGTCTCAATAAAAATCCAAAAAAAGCGGTGGGGAAGCTGTTCGCGCCAGGGCAATTTGAATTTTAATTACAAAATCTGCGATTTGCCGGAGCACCTGGCCGACTACCTGATCGTCCACGAACTTTGCCATTTAAAAGAAATGAACCATTCGGCCCGCTTCTGGAACCTCGTAGCTAAAACCATTCCGGATTACCGGGAAGGCCGGAGGGAATTAAGAAGGATGTAA
- the typA gene encoding translational GTPase TypA, whose translation MEIRNIAIIAHVDHGKTTLTDALMQQTGMAQKGVSMDSNALELERGITIYSKNTSVYFKDTKINIVDTPGHADFGSEVERVLRSIDSVLLVVDAQEGPMPQTKFVLKKSLELGLKPIVVINKIDKPAARPEEVEEMVYELFLDLGASDAQLDFTTIYAIAREGIAKAKLEDDSKNLTPLLDAILKLVPVASSEKADSQPLRMQPFNLAYDNFLGRLAIGRIYEGIVKSGQSVLIRHAGKDNRTGKITKLFTFEGLERKEVGEAKAGDIVMIAGLTDIFIGETICENDAQEILPAINIDAPTISLNFMVNNSTFAGQDGKYVTNRQIKERLEKELEVNVGLKIDFSRADYYKVFGRGEMHIAILLENMRREGYELQISQPHVIIKEKDGVKLEPYEEVTINVPNDMSGAVIEKLSKRRGNMMEMKPEHGNTRIIFEIPTRGLLGYRNEFVIDTRGEGIMYTRVIGFKPHAGEIKKHESGSMISMATGKALGFSLFNLQERGALYIGANTEVYEGMVIGNVSKGTDLRVNPTKGKQLTNMRASGSDEAIRLTTPIEMTLEKGMGIMKSDEYLEITPKNIRMRKKYLTENEKIKAEKEKKAREKSKNNT comes from the coding sequence ATGGAAATTAGGAACATCGCTATAATAGCCCACGTTGACCACGGGAAAACCACCCTTACCGACGCGCTGATGCAGCAAACCGGCATGGCGCAAAAAGGAGTCTCGATGGATTCAAACGCCCTGGAACTGGAGCGCGGCATTACAATTTACTCGAAAAATACTTCGGTCTACTTTAAGGACACGAAAATTAATATCGTTGATACGCCCGGCCACGCCGATTTCGGTTCTGAAGTCGAGCGGGTTTTGCGTTCCATTGATTCGGTTTTACTCGTCGTTGACGCCCAGGAAGGCCCGATGCCCCAGACTAAATTTGTTTTAAAAAAGTCTCTCGAGCTCGGATTAAAGCCGATCGTGGTAATTAATAAAATTGACAAACCGGCCGCCCGGCCCGAAGAGGTCGAAGAAATGGTTTATGAATTGTTTTTGGATTTGGGGGCGAGTGACGCACAGCTGGATTTTACCACCATCTACGCTATTGCCCGGGAAGGAATCGCCAAGGCAAAGCTTGAAGACGATTCAAAAAATTTGACCCCGCTTTTGGACGCGATTTTAAAGCTGGTTCCGGTCGCTTCAAGCGAAAAAGCCGATTCCCAGCCGCTTCGCATGCAGCCTTTTAATTTAGCTTATGATAATTTTTTGGGGCGCCTGGCTATCGGAAGAATTTACGAAGGCATAGTTAAAAGCGGGCAGAGCGTCCTAATAAGGCACGCCGGCAAAGACAACCGCACCGGAAAAATTACCAAGCTTTTTACTTTTGAGGGCCTAGAACGAAAAGAAGTCGGCGAAGCCAAAGCCGGAGACATTGTTATGATCGCGGGGCTCACGGACATCTTTATCGGCGAAACAATTTGCGAAAACGATGCCCAGGAAATCTTACCGGCGATTAACATTGACGCTCCGACTATCTCCTTAAATTTCATGGTCAACAATTCTACTTTCGCGGGCCAAGACGGAAAATATGTTACCAACCGGCAGATTAAAGAGCGCCTGGAAAAAGAACTGGAAGTTAACGTCGGACTAAAAATCGATTTTTCCCGCGCCGATTACTACAAAGTTTTCGGCCGCGGCGAAATGCATATCGCTATCTTACTCGAAAACATGCGCCGGGAAGGTTATGAGCTCCAAATTTCCCAGCCCCACGTAATTATCAAAGAAAAGGACGGCGTTAAGCTTGAGCCGTATGAAGAGGTAACAATTAACGTCCCGAACGACATGTCCGGCGCGGTGATTGAAAAGCTTTCCAAGCGGCGCGGCAACATGATGGAAATGAAGCCAGAGCACGGCAATACGCGGATTATTTTTGAAATCCCGACCCGGGGGCTTTTGGGCTACCGAAACGAATTCGTCATCGATACCCGCGGCGAAGGGATAATGTACACCCGGGTAATCGGCTTTAAACCGCACGCCGGTGAAATTAAAAAGCACGAATCCGGCTCCATGATTTCCATGGCCACCGGCAAAGCTTTAGGGTTTTCTTTATTTAACCTCCAAGAGCGCGGCGCGTTATATATCGGCGCCAATACCGAAGTTTACGAAGGCATGGTAATCGGGAACGTTTCCAAGGGCACTGACTTAAGGGTCAACCCGACCAAAGGAAAACAGCTTACCAATATGCGCGCTTCGGGTTCGGACGAAGCTATTCGGTTAACCACGCCGATTGAGATGACCTTGGAAAAAGGCATGGGCATAATGAAAAGCGACGAGTACTTGGAAATTACTCCGAAAAATATCCGCATGAGAAAAAAATACTTAACCGAAAACGAGAAAATCAAAGCCGAAAAAGAAAAGAAAGCCCGAGAAAAGTCGAAAAACAATACTTAA